In a genomic window of Telopea speciosissima isolate NSW1024214 ecotype Mountain lineage chromosome 5, Tspe_v1, whole genome shotgun sequence:
- the LOC122662694 gene encoding peptidyl-prolyl cis-trans isomerase CYP40-like codes for MVNPRCFLDISIGGELEGRIVVELYSDVVPKTAENFRALCTGEKGIGLNTGVPLHYKGVRFHRIIKGFMIQCGDTSAGDGTGGESIYGLKFEDENFELKHERKGMLSMANAGPNTNGSQFFITTTRTPHLDGKHVIFGKVIKGMGVVRSVEHVTTRDGDNPTDDVIIADCGEIPEGEDDGISNFFKDGDTYPEWPADLDEKSNEVAWWIKAVDAAKNFGNVHYKKQDYKMALRKYRKALRYLDICWEKEDIDEEKSTYLRKTKSQIFTNSSACKLKLGDLKGALLDTDFAMRDGENNVKALFRQGQAYMALNDVDGAVESFKKALDLEPNDGGIKKELAAAKKKIADRRDLERKAYSKMFQ; via the exons ATGGTGAACCCACGGTGCTTCTTAGACATTAGCATTGGAGGGGAGCTTGAAGGGAGGATTGTGGTCGAGTTATACAGCGATGTGGTACCTAAAACTGCCGAAAATTTCAGGGCTCTCTGCACTGGAGAGAAGGGCATTGGTCTCAACACTGGTGTTCCTCTACATTACAAG GGCGTCCGTTTTCATAGGATTATTAAAGGTTTTATGATACAATGTGGAGATACATCTGCAGGGGATGGCACTGGAGGAGAATCTATTTAcggtttgaagtttgaagatgaaaattttgaacTGAAGCATGAGAGAAAGGGGATGCTATCAATGGCCAATGCTGGCCCAAACACCAATGGATCTCAGTTCTTTATAACTACTACTCGTACTCCCCATCTTGATGGGAAACATGTTATATTTGGAAAGGTTATTAAAGGCATGGGAGTGGTTCGTTCAGTTGAGCATGTTACTACTCGTGATGGTGATAATCCCACTGATGATGTTATCATTGCGGATTGTGGGGAAATTCCTGAAGGGGAAGATGATgggatttctaatttttttaaagatgGTGATACTTATCCCGAATGGCCAGCTGACCTCGATGAGAAGTCTAATGAGGTTGCTTGGTGGATAAAGGCTGTAGATGCTgccaaaaattttggaaatGTGCACTACAAG AAGCAAGACTACAAGATGGCTCTTAGGAAGTACCGGAAGGCTTTGCGCTACTTGGATATTTGCTGGGAGAAAGAAGACATTGATGAAG AGAAGAGTACATATTTGAGGAAAACAAAGTCACAGATATTCACAAATAGTTCT GCTTGTAAGTTGAAATTAGGAGATTTAAAAGGAGCATTGCTGGATACAGACTTTGCAATGCGTGATGGGGAGAATAATGTGAAAGCTTTGTTTCGCCAAGGGCAG GCATATATGGCACTTAATGATGTGGATGGTGCAGTGGAGAGCTTCAAGAAGGCATTAGACTTGGAGCCAAATGATG GTGGCATAAAAAAGGAGCTTGCTGCTGCAAAAAAGAAG ATTGCTGACAGACGTGACCTGGAAAGGAAGGCCTATTCCAAAATGTTCCAATAG
- the LOC122663392 gene encoding armadillo repeat-containing protein 6 has translation MAPAKNIRTISQEAFEGLVRENMDDLGMDPEEALQDAIETLTLQGVDLSGIVKCIPGVSSLKDDPVIQSLDRVKEITSKLKDQDYEPSTASFSGEDLDEIAKHFDKLSVLCSSSGSGNASIAARNGGVELVCSLCSKIRDGCERPLVSALKAMASFLYDVQTTETFRKIGGPKIVVDIISDNRQNVIILNSSFSVVAAAATGNELLKEAFMELKIDELFIQIMRTESRGSIGSLYDAIRVLLTPDDNRVVASQVYGYARRFAEIGIAVALVDALCEGLSSPSLVSASIALKAVAVNDEICRLIADNGGIDAVFCCIDDSGKQNNKVVAKAFCSLLSKLAGSDANKTTIVQNRGMDRLMKLSSSFFDDPSVLQEIMSIICVLSLRSPGNAASAIEAGAGDFVIQAMEKFPTAHQMQRQACFMVRNLAVRNPENRRVLLNSGIEKMIRMAKESHESCKEAATDALRDLGPDNYNS, from the exons ATGGCTCCAGCGAAGAATATACGAACAATCTCACAGGAAGCATTCGAGGGTTTGGTGAGAGAAAACATGGACGATCTCGGCATGGATCCAGAAGAAGCCCTTCAAGATGCCATTGAAACCCTTACTCTTCAGGGCGTCGACCTCTCCG GTATCGTTAAATGCATTCCTGGAGTTAGTAGCCTCAAAGACGATCCCGTGATCCAATCTCTAGATAGAGTGAAAGAAATTACCTCCAAATTGAAGGATCAAGATTATGAACCGTCAACAGCGAGTTTCAGTGGTGAAGATCTCGATGAGATTGCCAAGCATTTTGATAAACTTAGTGTCCTCTGCTCATCTTCAGGATCAGGAAATGCATCGATTGCAGCAAGGAATGGAGGAGTGGAGCTGGTTTGTTCATTATGTTCCAAAATTCGTGATGGATGTGAGCGGCCTCTTGTTTCGGCACTGAAGGCAATGGCTTCGTTCCTCTACG ATGTTCAAACTACGGAAACATTTCGAAAGATTGGCGGACCCAAGATTGTGGTGGATATTATTTCTGATAATCGTCAAAATGTGATTATATTGAATAGTAGTTTCTCAGTTGTTGCTGCAGCTGCAACTGGTAATGAGCTCCTCAAGGAAGCATTCATGGAGTTAAAAATTGATGAGCTTTTCATCCAAATCATGAGGACGGAGAGTAGAGGCAGCATTGGAAGTTTATATGATGCTATTCGTGTCTTGTTGACACCTGATGATAACCGTGTTGTAGCTTCTCAA GTTTATGGGTATGCTAGAAGATTTGCTGAGATTGGAATTGCTGTAGCTCTTGTGGATGCACTTTGTGAAGGACTCAGCTCTCCTAGTCTAGTTTCAGCGAGCATAGCTCTGAAGGCTGTTGCTGTTAAT GATGAAATATGCAGATTAATAGCTGACAATGGTGGCATTGATGCTGTTTTCTGTTGTATTGATGACAGTGGTAAACAAAACAACAAAGTTGTTGCTAAAGCCTTCTGCTCTTTGTTGTCTAAG TTGGCAGGAAGTGATGCTAACAAAACTACCATCGTCCAGAATAGGGGAATGGATAGGTTAATGAAACTCTCATCAAGCTTTTTTGATGACCCATCTGTCTTGCAAGAG atTATGTCGATTATCTGTGTTCTATCATTAAGGTCCCCAGGCAATGCAGCCAGTGCAATTGAGGCTGGAGCTGGAGATTTTGTGATTCAAGCCatggagaagttcccaaccgcACATCAGATGCAACGTCAGGCATGTTTTATGGTCCGCAATCTTGCTGTCAGGAACCCTGAAAACAG ACGTGTTTTGCTTAACAGTGGAATTGAGAAGATGATAAGAATGGCCAAAGAAAGCCATGAAAGCTGTAAAGAAGCAGCTACAGATGCACTAAGGGATTTGGGGCCTGATAACTATAATTCATAG
- the LOC122662510 gene encoding blue copper protein 1a-like: MGFCRSKIGFTQWLILVIMGTASMLAVSSMAKTIMVGGSEGWHFGFNYTDWAFENGPFYLNDTLVFKFDPPNSTTFPHSVYLLRDFWSFLRCDLKKDKMVANVTDGGGEGFKFVLKRWQPYYFSCGERNGFHCNVGRMKFVVFPMPRCRNSTHG, encoded by the exons ATGGGTTTCTGCAGAAGCAAAATTGGTTTTACCCAGTGGCTCATCCTTGTGATAATGGGAACTGCCTCAATGTTAGCAGTTAGTAGTATGGCGAAGACGATCATGGTTGGAGGATCTGAAGGCTGGCATTTCGGCTTCAACTATACTGACTGGGCTTTTGAAAATGGACCTTTCTACCTCAATGACACTCTAG TGTTCAAGTTTGATCCACCAAACAGCACAACCTTCCCTCACAGTGTGTACTTACTGCGAGACTTCTGGAGTTTCTTGAGATGCGATCTGAAGAAAGATAAGATGGTGGCGAATGTGACAGACGGTGGTGGGGAGGGCTTCAAGTTTGTGCTCAAGAGGTGGCAACCTTACTATTTTTCTTGCGGTGAGCGCAATGGCTTCCATTGCAATGTTGGTAGGATGAAGTTCGTCGTCTTCCCCATGCCTCGTTGCCGTAATAGTACTCACGGTTGA